A single genomic interval of Polaribacter vadi harbors:
- a CDS encoding mechanosensitive ion channel family protein codes for MEFHEILNHPVFTKTASIFLLFLIVYAIVKVLQKAAFKIAKDNSSKYKFKKLINLGGYILFVFGILYVFNTKLDGIGTALGVAGAGIAFALQEVIVSIAGYVTVFTSNFYKVGDRVKLGGIKGDVIDIGLLRTTLMEIGDWVNGDLYNGKMVRIANSFVFKEPVYNYSGDFPFLWDEMTIPIKTEGDYKYAEETFLKILEDEVGDFSKTSQLAWNQMIGNYSIENARVAPMISMTFDENWITLTLRYVVDYKSRRGTKSNLYDKILSSIKASEGRIEVASAAFEITKFPKN; via the coding sequence ATGGAATTTCACGAGATCTTAAATCATCCTGTTTTTACAAAAACAGCATCTATTTTTTTGCTTTTTTTAATTGTATATGCAATTGTTAAAGTGCTTCAAAAAGCCGCCTTTAAAATTGCAAAAGACAATAGTTCTAAATATAAATTTAAAAAACTTATTAATTTAGGAGGTTATATTCTTTTTGTATTCGGAATCTTATATGTTTTCAATACAAAACTTGATGGCATTGGTACAGCTTTAGGAGTTGCAGGAGCAGGTATTGCATTTGCGTTGCAAGAAGTTATTGTAAGTATTGCTGGTTATGTAACCGTTTTTACAAGTAATTTTTATAAAGTTGGCGATCGTGTAAAATTAGGAGGAATTAAAGGAGACGTTATTGATATTGGCTTGCTAAGAACTACATTGATGGAAATTGGTGATTGGGTAAATGGCGATTTATATAATGGAAAAATGGTGAGAATTGCCAACAGTTTTGTGTTTAAAGAGCCTGTTTATAATTATTCTGGCGACTTTCCTTTTCTGTGGGATGAAATGACAATTCCCATTAAAACTGAAGGCGATTACAAATATGCAGAAGAAACTTTTCTGAAAATTTTAGAAGACGAAGTTGGCGATTTTTCGAAAACATCTCAACTTGCTTGGAATCAAATGATAGGAAATTATAGCATAGAAAATGCCAGAGTTGCACCTATGATTTCTATGACTTTTGATGAAAATTGGATTACCTTAACTTTAAGATATGTTGTGGATTACAAATCGAGAAGAGGTACAAAGTCAAATTTATATGATAAAATTTTATCTTCCATAAAAGCCTCTGAAGGTAGAATTGAAGTAGCTTCTGCAGCTTTCGAGATAACTAAATTTCCAAAAAACTAG
- a CDS encoding lipopolysaccharide assembly protein LapA domain-containing protein, with product MRFKTILILIFAAIIVIFSLQNAEITDVKFLFWKISISRVLVILGSFAIGILLGILISQKRKITNYNNN from the coding sequence ATGAGATTTAAAACGATATTGATTCTAATATTTGCTGCTATTATTGTAATATTTTCTTTACAAAATGCCGAAATTACCGATGTTAAATTTTTGTTTTGGAAAATCTCTATTTCCAGAGTCTTAGTGATTCTCGGCAGTTTTGCAATAGGAATTCTTCTTGGGATTTTAATATCACAAAAAAGAAAAATTACCAATTATAATAATAATTAA
- a CDS encoding DUF1361 domain-containing protein yields MKKLFKSTKGLLFLLISFCLFLWMIRISMTKSLFFGFLIWNLFLAYTPYFISSIIKEKMQNSSTFKLIIALFVWLLFLPNAPYIITDFIHLHHAKANLIWLDIFILFAFSSTGLLLAILSLTEVYKLIKQKWNLQYANYFSISATFLCGFGIYLGRFLRFNSWDFFTNPLLILKKSFLSINDPKTWFITISFGSFLYLLFSLFKSVENISLEKQKH; encoded by the coding sequence ATGAAAAAACTATTTAAATCCACAAAAGGACTTCTTTTTTTATTAATTTCTTTTTGTCTTTTTCTTTGGATGATAAGAATCTCTATGACGAAATCTTTATTTTTTGGCTTTCTAATTTGGAACTTATTTTTAGCCTACACTCCTTATTTCATTTCATCAATAATAAAAGAAAAGATGCAAAATTCTTCTACATTTAAGTTGATTATAGCACTTTTTGTTTGGCTACTTTTTCTACCAAATGCGCCTTATATTATTACAGATTTTATCCATTTACATCATGCAAAAGCAAATTTGATTTGGTTGGATATTTTTATTCTTTTCGCTTTTTCATCAACAGGTTTACTCCTAGCAATACTATCATTAACTGAAGTTTACAAACTCATAAAACAAAAATGGAACTTACAATACGCAAATTATTTTTCAATATCAGCTACTTTTTTATGTGGATTTGGTATTTATTTAGGCAGATTTTTAAGGTTCAATTCTTGGGATTTTTTTACAAATCCGTTACTTATTTTAAAGAAAAGCTTTTTAAGTATAAATGACCCAAAAACTTGGTTTATTACCATTAGTTTTGGGTCATTTTTATATCTATTATTTTCGCTTTTTAAAAGTGTGGAAAATATCTCCTTAGAAAAACAAAAACATTAA
- a CDS encoding DUF2809 domain-containing protein gives MTFNLKYFLIFIILFLSEIFIAKYTTGFIRHTFGDYLCVILIYAFIKSFVKISNLKTASIVLLIAYTVEFLQLTNLQNFYPNEHVKTLKLILGTSFSIGDLVAYTLGIISTLLIEHKLEKRYEKTI, from the coding sequence ATGACCTTTAACTTAAAATATTTCCTGATATTTATAATCCTTTTTCTATCAGAAATATTCATCGCAAAATACACAACAGGATTTATAAGACATACTTTTGGCGATTATTTGTGCGTAATTTTAATATACGCTTTTATTAAAAGTTTTGTAAAAATATCGAACTTAAAAACAGCTAGTATTGTTTTATTGATTGCATATACTGTTGAGTTTTTACAACTCACAAATCTTCAAAACTTTTATCCTAATGAACATGTAAAGACACTAAAACTTATTTTAGGAACTTCTTTTTCTATTGGAGATTTAGTGGCGTATACTTTAGGAATCATCTCAACTTTACTCATTGAACATAAACTAGAAAAGCGATATGAAAAAACTATTTAA
- the creD gene encoding cell envelope integrity protein CreD, whose product METNKDQKGKLSKWAKNSITSRMLMVGILILILMIPLSYIEMLIQERMMRQQDVVGEINQKWGDEVLIYGPILKVPYKVFTTKSTYEDKTKTWLKEEIESTKYAFFFPEKLDIISTINPEEKTRGIYKTAVYQSEIIIKGSFEKPDFSEKEIKDEHILWDKIKLIVQTTNLKGANSLFEININKNKYPFSSSHFNDDYNTNNYKVQNAVSLNELESKTLQLIDVPKEKTTTFSMNINMKGSKQIQFIPIGKETDVNVKSDWKTANFIGEYLPYNSDKITEEGFNAKWKILDINRPYSQQFFKGIPNLKRFAFGVNFMIPVDEYQKSERSAKYGFLVIGLTFLIFFLIQTMSKIQIHPFQYLMIGVALTMFYTLLISISEHSSFLKAYLIAGFAVISLITLYSKSILKNIKFPVFIGISLTALYTFIFVIIQLENYALLVGSIGLFAILAGVMFASRKIDWENN is encoded by the coding sequence ATGGAAACGAACAAAGATCAAAAAGGAAAACTAAGTAAATGGGCAAAAAATTCTATAACATCAAGAATGCTAATGGTGGGTATTTTAATTCTAATTTTAATGATTCCTCTTTCTTACATTGAAATGTTAATACAAGAAAGAATGATGAGACAACAAGATGTTGTTGGCGAAATAAATCAGAAATGGGGAGATGAAGTTTTAATTTATGGCCCAATTTTAAAAGTACCTTATAAGGTTTTTACAACAAAAAGCACTTATGAAGATAAAACAAAAACATGGTTAAAAGAGGAAATAGAAAGCACTAAATACGCGTTCTTTTTTCCAGAAAAACTGGATATTATATCAACTATAAATCCAGAAGAAAAAACTAGAGGAATTTACAAAACTGCTGTTTATCAAAGTGAAATAATAATAAAAGGTTCTTTTGAAAAACCAGATTTTTCTGAAAAAGAAATTAAAGATGAACATATTCTATGGGATAAAATTAAGTTGATTGTACAAACCACCAACTTAAAAGGAGCTAATAGTTTGTTTGAAATCAATATTAATAAAAACAAATACCCTTTTTCTTCATCGCATTTTAATGATGATTATAATACAAACAATTATAAAGTTCAAAATGCTGTTTCTTTAAATGAACTAGAGAGTAAAACATTGCAACTTATTGATGTTCCAAAAGAAAAAACAACCACCTTTTCTATGAACATTAATATGAAAGGAAGTAAGCAAATACAGTTTATTCCTATTGGAAAAGAAACAGATGTTAACGTAAAATCGGATTGGAAAACTGCCAATTTTATAGGTGAATATTTACCTTATAATTCTGACAAAATTACAGAGGAAGGTTTTAATGCAAAATGGAAAATTTTGGATATTAACAGACCATATTCTCAACAATTTTTTAAAGGAATTCCGAACTTAAAACGATTTGCTTTTGGCGTAAACTTTATGATTCCTGTAGATGAATATCAAAAAAGTGAACGTTCTGCGAAATATGGTTTCTTGGTAATTGGCTTAACCTTCCTGATTTTCTTTTTAATTCAAACAATGAGTAAAATTCAAATTCATCCTTTTCAATATTTAATGATAGGTGTTGCACTCACCATGTTTTATACTTTATTGATTTCAATTTCAGAACACAGTAGCTTTTTAAAAGCCTATTTAATTGCTGGTTTTGCTGTAATTAGTTTAATTACATTGTATTCAAAATCAATTTTAAAAAATATAAAGTTTCCAGTTTTTATAGGAATTTCATTAACAGCTTTATACACTTTTATATTTGTAATCATTCAATTAGAAAACTATGCTTTATTAGTTGGTAGTATTGGTTTATTCGCAATTCTAGCTGGTGTAATGTTCGCTTCAAGAAAAATAGATTGGGAAAATAATTGA
- a CDS encoding winged helix-turn-helix domain-containing protein produces the protein MKNIILNINKAFDHRIRLGIMSVLMVNESADFTTLKELLGATDGNLASHTKALEKVDFIKVEKQFIGRKPNTKYIATNLGKMEFIKHIEALEKLIKNK, from the coding sequence TTGAAAAACATAATTCTTAACATAAATAAAGCTTTCGATCATAGAATACGACTGGGAATAATGTCGGTTTTAATGGTAAACGAATCTGCCGATTTTACAACTTTAAAAGAATTATTAGGGGCAACAGATGGCAATTTAGCAAGCCATACAAAGGCTTTAGAAAAAGTAGATTTTATAAAAGTAGAAAAACAGTTTATTGGCAGAAAACCAAATACAAAATACATAGCAACCAATTTGGGTAAAATGGAATTTATAAAACACATTGAAGCACTTGAAAAATTAATAAAAAACAAATAA
- a CDS encoding universal stress protein, which translates to MKKICIALDTSPSAKKIAKTGFNYAKALQAEVVFIHVIDNAGVYVNTYDPIMNYNGFLVNQNIKIVESLEKEAKSFLNSTAKYLGEPTTEVKVIEGNPEYEILNFAKEWSADLLVIGTHSHSLLEDIFMGNIAASIVKSSKIPVLVIPVKE; encoded by the coding sequence ATGAAAAAAATATGTATTGCCTTAGACACAAGTCCTTCAGCTAAAAAAATAGCCAAAACAGGCTTCAATTATGCAAAAGCGTTGCAAGCAGAAGTTGTATTTATTCATGTAATTGATAACGCTGGAGTTTATGTAAACACATATGATCCTATTATGAATTATAATGGTTTTTTAGTAAATCAGAATATTAAAATTGTAGAAAGTTTAGAAAAAGAAGCTAAATCTTTTCTTAATTCCACAGCAAAATATTTAGGAGAACCAACCACTGAAGTTAAGGTAATTGAAGGGAATCCTGAATATGAAATTCTTAATTTTGCTAAAGAATGGAGTGCAGATCTTTTAGTAATTGGAACTCACAGCCATAGTCTTTTAGAAGATATATTTATGGGAAATATTGCTGCAAGTATCGTTAAAAGTTCAAAAATTCCAGTTTTGGTTATTCCTGTAAAAGAATAA
- a CDS encoding DUF1801 domain-containing protein, producing MKPAEEYILNQPEPFKSMLLHLQILIEGAFPTVDLRCKWRIPVYYLDDKPFCYLNASHKKGFVDVAFWVSAHLTKYTEFLVTENRKVVKSLRYFSVDEINEKILLTVLEEAHQLKDKGFYKRK from the coding sequence ATGAAACCTGCAGAAGAATATATTTTAAATCAACCAGAACCATTTAAATCGATGTTGTTGCATTTGCAAATCTTAATAGAGGGTGCATTTCCAACAGTAGATTTAAGGTGTAAATGGAGAATTCCTGTTTATTATTTAGATGATAAACCTTTTTGTTACCTAAATGCATCTCACAAAAAAGGCTTTGTAGATGTTGCCTTTTGGGTTTCTGCACATTTAACGAAATACACAGAATTCTTAGTGACAGAAAATAGAAAGGTTGTAAAATCTTTACGTTATTTTTCTGTTGATGAAATCAATGAGAAAATTTTATTGACAGTTTTAGAAGAGGCTCATCAACTAAAAGATAAAGGATTTTATAAAAGAAAATAA
- a CDS encoding transglutaminase domain-containing protein has translation MKQLIFLFLFISIVTFSQNFDTVDAKVLNYPKFNKVEDLANRIDKDFKSDADKARAAFFWLAKNIRYNLKEYYSPRKRSYRFRYSSEEERVLKLQTIRNQFIAETFKNKMGVCEDYAQSFKKICDLLNIEAAVIKGNVRSDFREIGTVSNSTNHAWNAVKIDGKWLILDATWAAGYEYNGKWIRKFNEYFYNIPIDKIFKTHYPKEAIWVLHFGQMSLEEFYNQPIYTNTFLALDSELISPQNGIINLKRSENIVLKFKDLDTTSQIIYAITGNKYTQKPMITVVDNMATLTIKNPNRNADLTLYINNKDALHFKVKIE, from the coding sequence ATGAAACAACTCATATTTTTATTTCTATTCATTTCGATTGTCACATTTTCTCAGAATTTTGATACTGTTGATGCTAAAGTTTTAAATTATCCAAAATTTAATAAGGTAGAAGATTTGGCAAATAGAATCGATAAAGATTTTAAAAGTGATGCTGACAAAGCAAGAGCTGCTTTTTTTTGGTTAGCAAAAAATATTCGTTATAATTTAAAAGAATATTACAGTCCAAGAAAAAGAAGTTATCGTTTTAGATATTCATCTGAAGAAGAGCGAGTATTAAAATTACAAACCATAAGAAATCAATTTATTGCAGAAACATTTAAAAACAAAATGGGTGTTTGTGAAGATTATGCACAATCTTTCAAAAAAATATGTGATTTATTAAACATAGAAGCTGCAGTTATCAAAGGAAATGTTAGAAGTGATTTTAGAGAAATTGGCACAGTTTCAAACAGTACAAATCATGCTTGGAATGCTGTTAAAATCGATGGAAAATGGCTTATTTTAGATGCAACTTGGGCTGCTGGTTATGAATATAATGGAAAATGGATTCGTAAATTTAACGAGTACTTTTATAATATTCCAATAGATAAAATATTTAAAACTCATTATCCAAAAGAAGCTATTTGGGTCTTACATTTTGGCCAAATGAGTTTGGAAGAATTTTACAATCAGCCAATTTATACCAATACATTTTTAGCATTAGATTCTGAATTGATTTCGCCACAAAATGGTATCATCAATCTAAAAAGATCTGAAAATATCGTTTTAAAATTTAAAGATTTAGATACAACTTCTCAAATTATTTATGCAATTACTGGTAATAAATATACTCAAAAACCAATGATTACTGTTGTCGATAATATGGCTACTTTAACTATAAAAAATCCGAATAGAAATGCAGATTTAACATTGTATATCAATAATAAAGATGCTTTGCATTTTAAAGTTAAAATTGAATAA
- the kdsA gene encoding 3-deoxy-8-phosphooctulonate synthase has product MILSEIPNIKNIEANNFFLLCGPCAIESEEMALRIAEKVVTITDKLKIPYIFKGSFKKANRSRIDSFSGIGDEKALKILRKVSETFKVPTVTDIHESSDAAKAAEYVDVLQIPAFLVRQTDLVVAAAETGKVVNLKKGQFMSPASMKHAVQKVLDAGNHKAWVTDRGTMFGYQDMIVDFRGIPEMRAFAPTILDVTHSLQQPNQVAGVTGGRPDMIETIARAGIVNNVDGLFIETHFDPANAKSDGANMLHLDNLEKLLSNLVAIRKTVNSL; this is encoded by the coding sequence ATGATTTTATCTGAAATTCCGAATATAAAAAATATTGAAGCAAACAACTTCTTTTTACTTTGTGGACCTTGTGCTATCGAAAGCGAAGAAATGGCTTTAAGAATTGCTGAAAAAGTAGTAACAATTACTGATAAATTAAAGATTCCTTATATTTTTAAAGGGAGTTTTAAAAAAGCAAACAGAAGTAGAATTGATAGTTTTTCTGGAATTGGAGATGAAAAAGCATTAAAAATTTTACGCAAAGTTTCTGAAACTTTCAAAGTGCCAACTGTTACAGACATTCACGAAAGTTCTGATGCTGCAAAAGCTGCTGAATATGTAGATGTTTTACAGATTCCTGCATTTTTGGTTCGTCAAACAGATTTGGTAGTTGCTGCTGCAGAAACTGGCAAGGTTGTCAACTTAAAAAAAGGGCAATTTATGAGTCCTGCTTCTATGAAACATGCAGTTCAAAAAGTTTTAGATGCTGGTAATCATAAGGCTTGGGTTACTGATAGAGGAACCATGTTTGGCTACCAAGATATGATTGTAGATTTTAGAGGAATTCCTGAAATGCGTGCATTTGCACCAACAATTTTAGATGTTACACATTCTTTACAACAACCAAATCAGGTTGCAGGAGTTACTGGAGGAAGACCAGATATGATTGAAACGATTGCAAGAGCAGGAATTGTAAATAATGTAGATGGTTTGTTTATCGAAACTCATTTTGACCCAGCAAATGCAAAATCTGATGGCGCAAATATGTTGCATTTAGACAATTTAGAAAAGTTGTTAAGCAATTTAGTAGCGATTCGTAAAACTGTAAATAGCTTATAA
- a CDS encoding M28 family peptidase — protein MKKTLFLLAASICIISCKSTKNTTVEKSISKKVKTEMPSFFIDSVMVKKHLYTLASDEMEGRKSGTPGIEKAAKYIENEFKRIGLTTFEGLETYRQTFNFTPRRSNEEITSANIIGVLEGKSKKDEYVIISAHYDHLGNEGKGDDKIYNGANDDASGVTGVLALAEYFKKVGNERTIVFVAFTAEEMGLIGSTHFGKGIDATKFVAGINLEMIGKIPSFGPNTAWLTGFERSDFGKIVQKNLEGSGYQLFPDPYKSFNLFFRSDNASLARLGVPSHTFSTTAIDVDKDYHKVSDEAETLNMTIITQTIQAVAKGTKSIIDGKDTPTRVVLEE, from the coding sequence ATGAAAAAAACACTATTTCTTTTAGCAGCATCAATATGTATAATTTCTTGTAAAAGCACAAAGAATACAACTGTTGAAAAATCAATATCAAAGAAAGTAAAAACGGAAATGCCATCTTTTTTTATTGATTCTGTGATGGTAAAAAAGCATTTGTATACGTTAGCATCAGATGAAATGGAAGGCAGAAAATCGGGAACACCAGGTATTGAAAAAGCTGCAAAATATATAGAAAATGAATTTAAAAGAATTGGTTTAACCACTTTTGAAGGATTAGAAACCTATAGACAAACTTTTAATTTTACACCAAGAAGAAGCAATGAAGAAATTACAAGTGCTAATATTATTGGGGTTTTAGAAGGTAAAAGTAAAAAAGACGAATATGTAATTATTTCTGCACATTATGATCATTTAGGAAACGAAGGAAAAGGAGATGATAAAATCTATAATGGTGCAAACGATGATGCTTCTGGAGTTACTGGAGTTTTAGCATTAGCAGAATACTTTAAGAAAGTTGGTAATGAAAGAACCATTGTTTTTGTGGCTTTTACAGCTGAAGAAATGGGTTTAATTGGTTCTACACATTTTGGAAAAGGAATTGACGCGACTAAATTTGTTGCAGGTATTAACTTAGAAATGATTGGTAAAATACCAAGTTTTGGACCCAATACAGCTTGGTTAACAGGTTTTGAAAGATCTGATTTTGGGAAAATTGTTCAGAAAAATTTGGAAGGTTCTGGGTATCAATTATTTCCTGATCCGTATAAAAGTTTTAATTTATTTTTTAGATCAGACAATGCTTCTTTAGCACGTTTAGGAGTTCCTTCTCATACTTTTTCTACAACTGCAATAGATGTTGATAAAGATTATCATAAAGTTTCTGATGAAGCTGAAACTTTAAATATGACCATTATTACACAAACAATTCAAGCAGTTGCAAAAGGAACAAAAAGTATTATTGATGGAAAAGATACACCTACAAGAGTGGTATTAGAAGAATAG
- a CDS encoding DUF4136 domain-containing protein, whose amino-acid sequence MKNLKYLFLVLLMSCSTSKVITDYDDKADFSSFKTYAFYKDVGKGLNELDVRRVTSIMNTELNKLGIQKSENPDFFINIISNTTEATNNNTIGIGVGSGGRNGGFGISGGIPIGGKKLNEEFIVEFVAATNNTLFWEAVLNSTINENRKPEEKEFHFQEIIKIILEKYPPKQK is encoded by the coding sequence ATGAAAAATTTAAAGTATTTGTTTTTGGTTTTGTTGATGAGTTGCTCAACGTCTAAAGTAATCACAGATTACGATGATAAAGCTGATTTTTCGAGCTTTAAAACCTATGCTTTTTATAAAGATGTAGGAAAAGGTTTAAATGAATTGGATGTAAGAAGAGTAACTTCAATAATGAATACTGAATTGAATAAATTAGGAATTCAAAAATCTGAAAACCCTGATTTTTTTATCAATATTATTTCAAATACTACTGAAGCAACTAACAATAATACAATTGGTATTGGAGTAGGAAGTGGAGGTAGAAATGGTGGTTTTGGCATTTCTGGAGGCATACCCATTGGAGGTAAAAAGTTAAACGAAGAATTTATTGTTGAGTTTGTAGCTGCAACTAACAATACACTTTTTTGGGAAGCTGTTTTAAATTCAACAATAAATGAGAATAGAAAACCCGAGGAAAAAGAATTTCATTTTCAGGAAATTATAAAAATCATTTTAGAGAAATATCCACCAAAACAAAAATAG